The Phaeacidiphilus oryzae TH49 region TCTGTCTGGGGACGATGAACTTCGGGCCTCAGACCGATGAGCCGGACTCGCACCGGATCATGGACACCGCTCTCGAGAAGGGCATCAACTTCTTCGACTCGGCGAACGTCTACGGCTGGGCGGAGAACCGCGGCCGCACCGAGGAGATCATCGGCAACTGGTTCGCGCAGGGCGGCGGGCGCCGGGAACGCACCGTCATCGCCACCAAGGTCTTCGGCGCGATGCCGGTCGAGGGCTACTCGGGCGACTCCCCGTGGCCGAACTCGGACCGGCTCTCGGCGCGCAACATCCGCCAGGCCGTGGACGCCAGCCTGCGGCGGCTGCAGACGGACCACATCGACCTCTACCAGATGCACCACGTCGACCGCCGGACTCCGTGGGAGGAGATCTGGCAGGCGATGGAGACCCTGGTCGAGCAGGGCAAGATCCTCTACGTCGGCAGCTCCAACTTCGCCGGCTGGCACATCGCCACCGCGCAGGAGGTGGCCCGGCACCGGAACTTCCTCGGGCTGGTCAGCGAGCAGTCGCTGTACAACCTGATGGAGCGGAGCGTCGAGCTGGAGGTGCTGCCGTCCGCGGAGTACCACGGGCTGGGCGTCATCCCCTGGTCGCCGCTGCACGGCGGGCTGCTCGGCGGCGTGATCCGGAAGACCGAGGAGGGCCGGCGGCGCACCACCGGGCGGGCGGCCGAGGCGCTGGAGGAGAACCGCGCGCAGATCCAGGAGTTCGAGGACTTCTGCGACAAGCTCGGTCAGGCGCCGGGCACGGTCGCTCTGGCCTGGCTGCTGCACCAGCCGGCGGTGACGGCGCCGATCGTGGGGCCGCGTACCGACGCGCAGTTCGCCTCGGCGCTGGACGCGCTGGACGTGAAGCTGAGCGCCGAGGAGCTGGCCCGGCTGGACGAGATCTTCCCGGGGCACAAGACGGCTCCGGAGGACTACGCCTGGTGATCCGGGCGTGAGTTGACGGCTCGTCAGCGGAATTGGGGCTCCGGGGAGTTGGCCGGACGGACCTCCTGGAGGAGGCCGTGGGTGAAGTCCGCGGTCCAGCGGGAGCCGTCCTGCGGGTCGGTGAAGTCCAGCTGACTGCGGGTCGGCGCGGAGCCCTC contains the following coding sequences:
- a CDS encoding aldo/keto reductase, producing the protein MEYTQLGRTGLTVSRLCLGTMNFGPQTDEPDSHRIMDTALEKGINFFDSANVYGWAENRGRTEEIIGNWFAQGGGRRERTVIATKVFGAMPVEGYSGDSPWPNSDRLSARNIRQAVDASLRRLQTDHIDLYQMHHVDRRTPWEEIWQAMETLVEQGKILYVGSSNFAGWHIATAQEVARHRNFLGLVSEQSLYNLMERSVELEVLPSAEYHGLGVIPWSPLHGGLLGGVIRKTEEGRRRTTGRAAEALEENRAQIQEFEDFCDKLGQAPGTVALAWLLHQPAVTAPIVGPRTDAQFASALDALDVKLSAEELARLDEIFPGHKTAPEDYAW